A single region of the Marinobacter salinus genome encodes:
- the gshA gene encoding glutamate--cysteine ligase, with the protein MAESRHSVFRQFAASDWNGFLKGVEKEGLRVDRNGFIAQTPHPEALGSALTHPRITTDYSESLLELITPVFKSTSEMMESLRNTHRFVQQNLGDEVFWAASMPCELDGDPSIPIAEYGSSNIGHLKHVYRQGLAVRYGRMMQSIAGAHYNLSLPDAFWRKWQEMLGNGQSLKDFKSDQYFWLIRNFRRRSWLLMLLFGASPALDASFVANVRHDLDRFDDHTLYGKEATSLRMGDLGYHNNAQASLNICFNELSTYTQTLDRAIHTTWPAYEAIGARQGEKFIQINTSVLQIENEYYSAVRPKRTTQREEKPIQALEARGVEYIEVRCLDLDPFSPVGVNEAQIDFLDLFLLDCLLTDSPRIGDAECERLDDNYKDVVARGRNRELTLCRSGHRTPVGDAARELLDQLEPLAELLDGWNGGETYRNALAEQDKKLSGTDVWAVPSEQVLEAMRSSGLGHREWVMDVSRRHQETLRQETLAPDVLAAFRAMTAESVAEQKRIEENETQSFGEFLKDYLAS; encoded by the coding sequence ATGGCTGAATCCCGCCATTCTGTTTTTCGCCAGTTTGCCGCCAGTGACTGGAACGGCTTTCTGAAAGGGGTCGAGAAGGAAGGCCTGCGGGTTGACCGTAATGGCTTCATTGCCCAAACGCCACATCCCGAAGCCCTCGGTTCTGCGCTGACTCACCCGAGGATTACCACGGATTATTCCGAGTCCCTGCTGGAGCTGATTACCCCCGTTTTCAAAAGCACCTCTGAAATGATGGAGTCGCTGAGGAACACCCACCGCTTTGTCCAGCAGAACCTGGGTGACGAAGTGTTCTGGGCAGCGAGTATGCCCTGCGAACTGGATGGTGATCCCAGTATTCCAATTGCCGAATACGGTTCATCCAATATCGGGCACCTCAAGCACGTTTATCGTCAAGGGCTGGCGGTTCGCTATGGCCGCATGATGCAGAGCATCGCTGGTGCGCACTACAATCTCTCCCTGCCGGACGCTTTCTGGCGGAAATGGCAGGAAATGCTTGGAAACGGGCAAAGCCTGAAAGATTTTAAATCAGATCAGTATTTCTGGCTGATCCGAAACTTCCGCCGGCGCAGCTGGCTGCTGATGCTGTTGTTCGGTGCATCGCCTGCGCTGGATGCAAGTTTTGTGGCCAATGTCCGCCACGACCTCGATCGTTTTGACGACCACACCTTGTACGGAAAAGAAGCGACCTCCTTGCGTATGGGGGACTTGGGCTACCACAATAATGCCCAGGCTTCACTCAACATTTGTTTTAACGAACTGAGCACCTATACCCAGACTCTGGACCGGGCTATTCATACTACCTGGCCGGCCTACGAAGCGATCGGTGCCCGTCAGGGCGAAAAGTTTATCCAGATCAACACCAGTGTGCTTCAGATCGAAAACGAGTACTACAGTGCGGTTCGCCCCAAGCGAACAACCCAGCGCGAGGAGAAACCAATTCAGGCCCTCGAAGCCCGTGGCGTCGAATATATCGAAGTCCGGTGCCTGGATCTGGATCCGTTTTCACCGGTGGGCGTCAATGAGGCCCAGATTGATTTCCTGGATCTGTTTTTGCTTGACTGCCTGCTCACCGACAGCCCGCGCATCGGTGATGCCGAGTGCGAGCGGCTGGATGATAATTACAAAGATGTTGTTGCTCGTGGTCGCAACCGGGAGCTGACACTGTGCCGGAGCGGTCATCGCACCCCTGTCGGGGATGCTGCCAGGGAGCTGCTGGATCAGCTGGAACCGTTGGCCGAACTGCTGGACGGCTGGAACGGCGGTGAGACCTACCGTAACGCTCTGGCCGAGCAAGATAAAAAACTCTCTGGTACCGATGTATGGGCAGTTCCATCGGAGCAGGTTCTGGAGGCTATGCGGAGCTCAGGACTTGGGCATCGAGAGTGGGTGATGGACGTATCCCGTCGTCACCAGGAGACCCTCCGGCAGGAGACACTGGCCCCAGACGTACTGGCGGCGTTCCGCGCAATGACAGCAGAGTCGGTGGCCGAACAAAAACGCATTGAAGAAAACGAAACGCAGTCCTTCGGAGAGTTTCTCAAGGACTATCTGGCCTCCTGA
- the rmf gene encoding ribosome modulation factor — translation MARDIKLGWDVEALNKAYRQGYMASSMGMGKARCPYRGDVVIAAWEAGWDDAEQVTRQQERLPGDDLFSRIA, via the coding sequence ATGGCCAGAGATATCAAACTTGGCTGGGACGTGGAAGCACTGAACAAGGCTTACCGCCAGGGGTACATGGCTTCGTCCATGGGTATGGGCAAAGCCCGGTGCCCATACCGGGGCGACGTGGTTATTGCTGCCTGGGAAGCAGGCTGGGATGACGCGGAACAGGTCACTCGGCAGCAGGAGCGTTTACCCGGTGACGACCTGTTTTCCAGGATCGCCTGA
- the ppx gene encoding exopolyphosphatase, giving the protein MTAASTAENGIPSSDVLAAIDMGSNSFHMVVARLVHGEIRTLEKMGEKVQLGAGLDQFNRLTDEAQERALACLSRFAQRLNGMPLEAVQIVGTNALRVARNASEFMARAEEVLGYPVEIIAGREEARLIYLGVSHTLSDDIGRRLVIDIGGGSTEFIIGQRFEPQVLESLHMGCVSFRNCYFPDGKITRRQMDKAITHAEQELLNIRQHYRSVGWQSAVGSSGSIKAIASVLASLKITDGTITLQGMQELRKRLVDMGKIEKLGELGVRSDRQSIFPAGFAILMGAFQSLGIQEMDFADGALREGLLYDIAGRIRHEDVRERTIFALQERYHVDQEHGAAVEATAVAAWQQVADAWGLRTVSDEEVLRWACRLHEIGLTISHSQYHKHGAYLLRYSDLPGFSQQFQRDLATLVRGHRRKFSAAIFDGADPEDKTRLRYLCVLLRLAVLIQHPRNMELPPDFNLQAQNRKLTVAFSEGWLDDRPLTLADLENEREYLAKQDIELEIVGV; this is encoded by the coding sequence GTGACGGCCGCATCCACCGCCGAGAACGGTATACCTTCATCGGACGTTCTGGCAGCCATCGACATGGGTTCCAACAGCTTCCACATGGTGGTTGCCCGACTGGTCCATGGAGAAATCCGCACCCTCGAAAAGATGGGGGAGAAAGTTCAGCTCGGCGCCGGACTGGATCAGTTCAACCGCCTGACTGACGAGGCACAGGAACGTGCCCTGGCCTGCCTGAGCCGATTCGCCCAACGCCTCAACGGCATGCCTTTGGAAGCGGTACAGATTGTTGGCACCAATGCCCTCCGAGTTGCTCGCAATGCCTCGGAGTTCATGGCCCGGGCCGAGGAGGTTCTGGGGTATCCGGTGGAGATCATCGCCGGTCGGGAAGAAGCTCGCCTGATCTACCTTGGCGTTTCCCATACGCTGTCTGACGATATCGGCCGCCGACTTGTCATTGATATCGGTGGCGGCAGCACCGAGTTCATTATTGGCCAGCGTTTCGAGCCTCAGGTTCTGGAGAGCCTGCACATGGGCTGCGTGTCGTTCCGCAATTGCTACTTCCCCGATGGCAAGATTACCCGCCGGCAGATGGACAAAGCGATCACCCATGCCGAGCAGGAACTTCTGAACATCCGACAGCACTATCGGTCCGTGGGCTGGCAGAGTGCCGTCGGCTCTTCAGGCTCCATCAAGGCCATCGCCAGTGTTCTAGCCAGTCTGAAAATTACCGATGGCACAATCACACTGCAAGGCATGCAAGAGCTGCGCAAGCGGCTGGTTGATATGGGAAAAATCGAAAAACTCGGGGAACTGGGTGTGCGTTCCGACCGCCAGAGCATTTTCCCGGCCGGTTTCGCCATCCTGATGGGGGCTTTCCAGTCCCTGGGCATTCAGGAAATGGATTTTGCCGATGGCGCCCTGCGCGAGGGCCTGCTCTATGACATCGCCGGTAGAATCCGGCACGAAGATGTGCGTGAGCGGACCATTTTCGCCCTACAGGAACGCTACCACGTGGATCAGGAGCACGGGGCGGCGGTGGAAGCCACCGCAGTTGCAGCGTGGCAACAGGTCGCGGACGCCTGGGGGCTTCGAACCGTCAGTGACGAAGAAGTCCTGCGGTGGGCCTGCCGCCTCCACGAGATTGGCCTGACCATTTCCCATAGCCAATACCACAAGCACGGCGCCTACCTGCTACGTTATTCTGACCTGCCCGGCTTCAGCCAGCAGTTTCAGCGGGACCTGGCCACCCTGGTAAGGGGCCATCGACGCAAGTTCTCAGCGGCCATCTTTGATGGCGCGGACCCGGAAGACAAAACGCGCCTTCGCTACCTCTGCGTCCTGCTGAGACTGGCAGTGCTCATCCAGCATCCACGCAACATGGAGCTGCCGCCGGACTTCAATCTTCAGGCCCAAAACCGGAAGCTGACAGTGGCGTTCTCGGAAGGCTGGCTTGATGACCGCCCGTTGACGCTTGCCGACCTGGAAAACGAGCGAGAGTACCTGGCCAAACAGGATATTGAACTGGAAATTGTGGGAGTTTGA
- a CDS encoding disulfide bond formation protein B has protein sequence MTSRWVFGLIFVVCAGLLGVAFYMEHVMGLEPCPLCWLQRFGFMGAGAVSLLAFLHGPKGFGIRIYGGLLAVTAGAGLGVAGRQLWLQSLPADQVPACGPSVEYMLEVLPFFEVLSTALRGTGDCAEVVWRFLGLSIPGWTAVFFALLVIVGLALLFRQPRARDWIAG, from the coding sequence TTGACGAGCAGATGGGTGTTTGGGCTTATTTTCGTGGTTTGTGCCGGCTTACTTGGTGTTGCCTTTTACATGGAGCATGTCATGGGGCTGGAGCCCTGTCCGTTGTGCTGGCTTCAGCGGTTCGGGTTCATGGGGGCGGGGGCGGTCAGCCTGCTGGCGTTTTTACATGGTCCCAAAGGTTTTGGCATACGGATCTACGGCGGATTGCTGGCGGTCACTGCCGGGGCCGGACTGGGAGTGGCTGGGCGCCAGCTCTGGCTCCAGAGTTTGCCTGCTGATCAGGTGCCAGCCTGTGGTCCTTCGGTAGAATATATGCTTGAAGTACTGCCGTTTTTTGAGGTGTTGTCGACTGCTCTGCGGGGCACCGGTGACTGTGCCGAGGTTGTCTGGCGATTCCTGGGGCTCAGCATTCCCGGCTGGACGGCGGTCTTCTTCGCGTTGCTGGTGATTGTTGGCCTGGCTCTGCTGTTTCGCCAGCCAAGGGCAAGAGACTGGATTGCCGGGTGA
- the trxA gene encoding thioredoxin TrxA: protein MSGNIVNVTDASFEQDVLQSDVPVLVDYWAEWCGPCKMIAPVLEEIADEYDGKLKICKLNIDENEQTPPKFNIRGIPTLMLFKNGNVDATKVGALSKSQLAAFLDSNL from the coding sequence ATGAGCGGAAATATCGTAAACGTAACCGACGCTTCTTTTGAGCAGGACGTGCTGCAGTCCGACGTACCGGTACTGGTAGATTACTGGGCGGAATGGTGCGGTCCCTGCAAGATGATTGCCCCGGTACTGGAAGAAATTGCCGACGAATACGATGGCAAACTGAAAATCTGCAAGCTGAACATCGACGAAAACGAACAGACTCCGCCGAAATTCAATATTCGTGGTATCCCGACGCTGATGCTGTTCAAGAACGGCAACGTCGACGCTACCAAGGTAGGCGCGTTGTCCAAATCCCAGTTGGCCGCCTTCCTGGACAGCAATCTCTGA
- a CDS encoding Rsd/AlgQ family anti-sigma factor: MLENCRNARERWGGVSDLIDRWLKERQELLVHYCDLSGETDFSQTEALKGKFVRLCEVLVDYVSTGHFEIYEQLVREAREFNDGGLELAAKVYPRIEQTTEVALNFNDRLDGRELSEEDVDGLFRELSKLGEMLETRFEMEDFLIEHLHNVHASKVASA, encoded by the coding sequence ATGTTGGAAAATTGCAGAAATGCCAGGGAGCGTTGGGGTGGCGTGAGCGATCTTATCGATCGTTGGCTCAAGGAACGCCAGGAGCTCCTGGTTCACTACTGCGACCTGTCCGGGGAAACTGACTTTTCACAGACTGAAGCCCTGAAGGGAAAGTTCGTGCGCCTGTGCGAGGTTCTGGTGGATTACGTGTCTACCGGGCATTTTGAGATCTACGAACAACTGGTCCGGGAAGCACGCGAGTTTAACGATGGCGGGCTGGAGCTGGCGGCCAAGGTATATCCTCGCATTGAGCAGACCACAGAGGTGGCTCTTAACTTCAATGATCGTCTGGATGGTCGTGAGTTGTCCGAAGAAGACGTCGACGGTTTGTTTCGTGAGTTGTCAAAACTGGGTGAGATGCTGGAAACCCGTTTCGAGATGGAAGATTTTCTGATTGAGCATCTCCACAATGTTCACGCCAGCAAGGTTGCCTCGGCCTGA
- a CDS encoding flagellar basal body-associated FliL family protein gives MTLQPKPVLTLAILLLSLLSLPVFAQEGDLEEEEAVEETGVTDYIAMDPAFVTHVGKPDNKVTYLKAAISLRASSATTRPAVDAHMPRLRHEMVMLFGEQTDTDQLTSMEGQQALREEAKKRINQVLEEQQTGEAITGVLFTEFVVQK, from the coding sequence ATGACACTTCAGCCAAAACCCGTTCTGACCCTGGCAATCCTTCTGTTATCACTGCTTTCACTTCCAGTGTTCGCGCAAGAAGGTGACTTGGAAGAAGAGGAAGCCGTTGAGGAAACCGGCGTGACCGACTACATCGCCATGGATCCAGCCTTCGTGACCCATGTCGGGAAACCGGACAACAAGGTGACCTATCTGAAGGCGGCAATCAGCCTGCGAGCGTCCAGCGCGACCACGCGGCCAGCGGTTGACGCCCATATGCCAAGACTGCGCCATGAGATGGTCATGCTGTTCGGTGAGCAAACAGACACCGATCAACTAACAAGTATGGAAGGGCAGCAGGCGCTCAGAGAAGAAGCAAAAAAGCGGATCAATCAGGTACTCGAAGAGCAGCAAACCGGGGAGGCCATCACCGGTGTGCTTTTTACGGAATTTGTCGTGCAGAAGTAA
- a CDS encoding FKBP-type peptidyl-prolyl cis-trans isomerase: MKKTLLALAMTGMIAGCSTPPEAPEQPKLESTDQKVSYGMGLVLGERMSNDLPGLEMDQFLQGIQHGHAGDDETKRMSREEIQKALMTYQQQMQEEQTKQVEELAQKNKEAGAAFLAENGAREDVETTESGLQYEVLEAGDGEKPAATDTVEVHYTGELLSGEVFDSSRERGEPVTFALNQVIPGWTEGLQLMSEGARYKFYIPSELAYGPGGNRAIGPNETLVFDVELLSVNPQSDANADSE; the protein is encoded by the coding sequence ATGAAGAAAACACTGCTCGCACTGGCAATGACCGGCATGATTGCTGGCTGCTCCACACCACCGGAAGCCCCGGAACAGCCGAAACTTGAGTCCACTGACCAGAAAGTCAGTTACGGTATGGGCCTGGTTCTCGGTGAGCGCATGAGCAATGACCTTCCGGGCCTGGAGATGGATCAGTTCCTGCAAGGCATACAGCATGGTCACGCGGGTGACGACGAAACCAAGCGCATGAGCCGCGAGGAAATCCAGAAGGCGCTGATGACCTATCAGCAGCAGATGCAGGAAGAGCAAACCAAGCAGGTGGAAGAGCTGGCCCAGAAAAACAAGGAAGCTGGTGCTGCCTTCCTGGCCGAGAATGGCGCTCGCGAAGACGTCGAAACCACGGAATCCGGATTGCAGTATGAAGTTCTGGAAGCGGGCGATGGCGAAAAACCCGCTGCGACCGATACCGTCGAGGTTCACTACACCGGCGAATTACTCTCCGGTGAAGTATTTGACAGTTCCCGCGAGCGGGGCGAGCCGGTCACCTTTGCCCTGAACCAGGTCATTCCCGGCTGGACCGAAGGTCTGCAGCTGATGAGCGAAGGCGCACGCTACAAGTTCTACATTCCCTCCGAGCTTGCCTACGGCCCCGGCGGGAACCGCGCTATCGGCCCCAACGAAACGCTGGTATTCGACGTGGAGCTGCTGAGCGTTAACCCTCAGAGCGACGCGAACGCGGATTCAGAATAA
- a CDS encoding TIGR02444 family protein: MSVFYQRKVFREGSVVMSVSPGITPESPTNSLDLPENLEPDNPLWRFALKVWQDPGAQKNCLALQQQGWSVTRILCAGWLALDGKSYTGIEDATVTEWRDRVTGALRAARKWLPKANADCSALREGIAGLELEAERIELALAWHWLTYKPPEDSNMQGCDKLIRNNLEAAAPLPGSIRNAAPQLNALASTLANFPKGEPRP, encoded by the coding sequence ATGTCTGTATTTTATCAACGTAAAGTTTTCAGGGAAGGCTCTGTTGTCATGTCGGTCTCGCCAGGAATTACCCCAGAGTCACCGACAAATTCCCTGGATTTACCGGAAAATCTGGAACCGGATAACCCTCTTTGGCGTTTTGCCCTGAAGGTTTGGCAAGATCCCGGAGCACAAAAAAACTGTCTGGCACTCCAACAGCAGGGCTGGAGCGTAACAAGAATTCTATGTGCCGGGTGGCTTGCACTGGACGGCAAGTCGTATACCGGCATTGAGGACGCTACGGTAACAGAGTGGCGCGACCGTGTAACCGGTGCTTTGCGTGCCGCTCGAAAATGGCTGCCTAAGGCCAATGCCGACTGCAGCGCACTGCGTGAAGGCATTGCAGGCCTGGAGCTGGAGGCCGAACGAATCGAGCTGGCACTGGCTTGGCACTGGCTGACCTATAAACCTCCGGAAGACAGCAATATGCAAGGATGCGACAAGCTAATCCGAAACAATCTCGAGGCCGCCGCCCCGTTGCCGGGTTCAATCCGGAATGCGGCACCTCAACTGAATGCACTGGCCAGCACGCTGGCCAACTTCCCAAAGGGAGAACCCCGGCCATGA